Proteins found in one Deltaproteobacteria bacterium genomic segment:
- a CDS encoding DNA-processing protein DprA: MTGEFAKTTSTPSAHDSSHESDGLQQYLQKWGATLVPSEFFQSSLPSLHAQFPTLFYKGDLQILERPAISVVGTRNPTPEGAIRAKRVTAILVEMGFVIVSGLAKGIDTVAHRTALEMGGLTAAILGTPIHKIYPAENRGLAKEIETKAGIILSAAAPHEETGRYLFPRRNRLMAMLSRATIIIEAGETSGVIHQAAECQRQQRLLLLLKSLAENPQLSWPAGFVKSGAIVVDSPEDLRARVTPCLT, encoded by the coding sequence ATGACCGGAGAATTTGCAAAAACGACTTCGACGCCTTCGGCTCATGACTCAAGCCACGAATCGGACGGCTTGCAGCAATACTTGCAGAAATGGGGTGCCACGCTGGTGCCCTCTGAGTTTTTTCAAAGTTCCCTACCTTCACTCCATGCTCAGTTTCCAACCCTATTTTACAAGGGGGATCTGCAGATCCTGGAGCGACCCGCCATCTCGGTGGTTGGTACTCGAAATCCCACACCAGAGGGTGCCATAAGAGCTAAGAGGGTTACGGCTATTTTGGTTGAGATGGGATTTGTGATCGTATCTGGCCTCGCCAAAGGCATCGATACGGTGGCACATCGCACGGCCCTTGAGATGGGTGGCCTTACAGCGGCGATCTTGGGCACTCCGATTCACAAGATCTACCCCGCAGAAAATCGTGGCTTGGCAAAAGAGATTGAGACCAAAGCTGGGATCATCCTCTCCGCCGCAGCTCCCCACGAAGAAACCGGACGATATCTTTTTCCTCGACGCAACCGCCTGATGGCCATGCTCTCCAGAGCAACGATCATCATTGAGGCAGGAGAGACCTCGGGTGTGATCCATCAGGCCGCTGAATGTCAAAGACAACAGCGACTTCTGCTCCTGCTCAAGTCCCTCGCTGAAAATCCTCAGCTCTCATGGCCTGCAGGCTTCGTCAAAAGTGGCGCTATCGTTGTGGATTCTCCAGAAGACTTACGCGCACGAGTCACACCATGCTTAACATAG
- a CDS encoding ester cyclase, which yields MVNSLEAKIKELNALVLAGKALEAFDSFYADDVVMQENDQAPTIGKKANYEREVAFFSAITDFRGAQVLSVGCSADKTYVEWSFDYTHKEWGVRKYHQVAVQTWKNGRIVKEQFYYGG from the coding sequence ATGGTAAATAGTCTCGAAGCAAAAATTAAAGAACTCAATGCCTTGGTCCTCGCAGGCAAAGCACTCGAAGCATTCGACAGTTTCTATGCCGATGACGTGGTGATGCAGGAGAACGATCAAGCACCAACCATTGGTAAAAAAGCGAACTACGAACGAGAAGTCGCCTTCTTCTCCGCCATCACTGATTTTCGCGGCGCACAGGTCTTATCTGTAGGATGCTCCGCCGACAAAACCTACGTCGAGTGGTCCTTCGACTACACGCACAAAGAGTGGGGCGTGCGGAAGTATCATCAGGTAGCTGTTCAGACATGGAAAAATGGGCGGATAGTCAAAGAGCAATTTTACTACGGCGGATGA